Proteins encoded by one window of Halobacteriovorax sp. GB3:
- a CDS encoding type II secretion system protein, giving the protein MNKKGFSLIEMMMVLGIMGVVATGFITFMKTQNKGQQTLAAQGESHILVSEMRTYLGKYNVCANTLVGKTLRSEGLKIQEILRPSGKVKYKVGDVLAQGKLKINGLSLEKYVEDTVDGLQGRAALIVSIERLGDVYGNKVVQKEINLDIVIDASRRITSCYPAALIAQPGAINNIELGSDQKKLMEQVLGNSLPTANTKDESQINDGDVEKELQRFKGLMNGLQEMIKKQNKQLESGDY; this is encoded by the coding sequence ATGAATAAGAAAGGATTTTCACTTATTGAAATGATGATGGTCTTAGGGATCATGGGCGTCGTTGCGACTGGCTTTATTACTTTCATGAAAACGCAAAATAAAGGTCAGCAAACTCTCGCGGCACAGGGTGAAAGTCATATTCTTGTTAGTGAAATGAGAACCTATTTAGGAAAGTACAATGTGTGCGCTAATACTTTGGTTGGAAAAACATTACGTAGTGAAGGACTTAAGATTCAGGAGATCCTTCGACCAAGTGGAAAAGTGAAATATAAAGTAGGTGATGTTCTTGCTCAGGGAAAATTAAAGATTAATGGGCTGTCATTAGAAAAATATGTAGAAGACACGGTGGACGGTCTTCAAGGTAGAGCGGCACTAATTGTTTCTATTGAGAGATTGGGTGATGTGTATGGAAATAAAGTCGTTCAAAAAGAGATTAATCTCGATATTGTTATTGATGCTAGTAGAAGAATAACTTCTTGTTACCCCGCCGCCCTCATTGCACAACCTGGAGCTATTAATAATATTGAATTAGGAAGTGATCAGAAAAAATTGATGGAGCAAGTTCTTGGGAACTCCCTTCCTACAGCAAATACTAAAGACGAGTCCCAGATCAATGATGGCGATGTAGAAAAAGAATTACAGCGTTTTAAAGGTCTCATGAATGGTCTTCAGGAGATGATTAAAAAACAGAATAAGCAACTCGAATCTGGGGATTACTGA
- a CDS encoding ATP-binding protein, which translates to MIFALIISLALYTLILWAVGKTLPRYIEKGVKGLSSAIYVLGYGAYCTTWTYYGSLEGVQNNGLFYFAVYVGPILSSFLWKTILYRIVELKRSYEITNITDLINVIYRRSEKTVVFVTCFLFIGMLPYISVQMKAVNSSIRFFSNTEGPLLFGIDLFVLCSFIFFTLFFGNKKLADKSDQYGLSTIIAVESLVKLIGMCLVGVVVLYFLLFDQEKSVVMDRLFHDDPVFGSEVFFSKTNKWIYTIFVSAFAFLFLPRQFHVSILELKKKSDIVKATQYVPLYLIIMTVFIIPISLYGASFLQNVQASNFSLGIPESLGLHWLSIIIFLGGYSAASGMVVLEVTSLTSMITNNLIIPFAQRKRMEDIFKKLYFIKQVTAVVLMILAFLYFEFVAKNFPIIATGMVSFCCIFQLAPSFLGGLFWKGAHRLGMKISIYSGAILWFYTLFLPGIIESFSPSSPFIHHGPFGIELLKPYALFGVEEFDKIGHNFFWTMAINLPCFFYFSKLGRRLEESNFVEQEIISESLSTVRFLEQYSKSLKRFLDKEQAGIKTEEIKRKFAIEDKVGVEDFCDLVSYCESYLSQLVGSISAEREVQTILSERQKTAMEKAKRYMNDRNVMAREKLSGLRVLASGMAHELNNPINILDTSTQALLMKLEELKKMKAEGVGKSEIFDLMDELEALSSVVRNGSRRTADVLSTILSKTECSNLIVEQENIEKLIKSSFEEAKERERLTINVNFTIHCALSSFIPCSKRDLTKAFEEIFSNSFYGILEKAKEDPIFKATIHVSIDQVRSLARIEISDNGVGVKEGELPMMDLPFFTKRPTGKGNVGLGLTMVHDIIHAHSGDMKIKSKRDGGLSVVLTLPLVR; encoded by the coding sequence ATGATTTTTGCGCTGATCATCTCTCTTGCCCTTTACACTCTTATTCTTTGGGCGGTTGGAAAAACTCTTCCACGCTATATTGAGAAAGGAGTGAAGGGATTAAGTAGTGCCATTTATGTCTTGGGCTATGGAGCATATTGTACGACTTGGACATACTATGGTTCACTCGAAGGAGTGCAAAATAATGGACTTTTTTATTTTGCAGTGTATGTCGGCCCGATTTTATCTTCCTTTCTCTGGAAGACGATTCTCTATAGAATTGTAGAGTTAAAGAGAAGTTATGAGATCACGAATATAACGGATTTAATTAACGTCATTTATAGAAGAAGCGAAAAGACAGTTGTCTTTGTTACATGCTTTCTTTTTATCGGTATGCTGCCTTATATAAGTGTTCAAATGAAAGCAGTGAACTCTTCAATACGTTTTTTCTCAAATACTGAAGGGCCTCTTCTTTTTGGAATTGATTTATTTGTATTGTGTTCTTTCATTTTCTTTACCCTGTTTTTTGGAAATAAGAAATTAGCAGATAAGTCCGATCAATATGGACTTTCAACAATTATTGCAGTGGAAAGTCTAGTTAAGCTTATTGGAATGTGTTTAGTTGGTGTCGTTGTTCTTTATTTTCTCCTTTTTGATCAAGAAAAATCAGTCGTCATGGATCGTCTTTTTCATGATGACCCTGTTTTTGGTTCAGAGGTCTTTTTTAGTAAAACAAATAAATGGATCTATACTATCTTTGTTTCTGCCTTTGCTTTTCTCTTTCTTCCAAGGCAATTTCACGTCAGTATTCTCGAGTTAAAAAAGAAATCTGACATCGTTAAAGCTACTCAGTATGTCCCTTTATATTTGATTATTATGACTGTTTTTATTATTCCGATTAGTCTTTATGGTGCGAGCTTTTTGCAAAATGTCCAAGCGAGTAATTTTTCATTAGGGATACCTGAGTCTTTGGGACTTCATTGGCTTTCAATTATTATTTTCTTAGGAGGCTACTCTGCAGCTTCAGGAATGGTTGTTTTAGAGGTAACTTCACTTACATCCATGATTACAAATAATCTCATTATTCCTTTTGCTCAAAGAAAGAGAATGGAAGATATTTTTAAAAAGCTTTACTTTATAAAGCAAGTTACGGCCGTCGTCCTCATGATTTTGGCCTTTCTTTATTTTGAATTTGTCGCTAAAAATTTTCCAATTATTGCTACTGGTATGGTCTCATTCTGTTGTATCTTTCAACTTGCACCATCCTTTTTGGGCGGACTTTTTTGGAAGGGAGCCCATCGTTTAGGGATGAAAATTTCAATTTATTCTGGTGCGATACTATGGTTCTATACTCTTTTTCTTCCTGGGATTATCGAGTCATTTTCTCCTTCTTCACCTTTCATTCATCATGGTCCATTTGGAATTGAATTGTTAAAACCTTATGCTTTATTTGGGGTTGAAGAGTTCGATAAAATTGGTCACAACTTCTTTTGGACAATGGCAATCAATCTACCTTGCTTTTTTTATTTTTCTAAGCTTGGAAGAAGATTAGAGGAATCTAATTTCGTTGAACAAGAGATCATCTCTGAATCTCTTTCAACAGTTCGTTTTTTAGAACAGTATTCAAAATCTTTAAAAAGATTCTTAGATAAAGAGCAAGCGGGCATTAAAACAGAAGAGATTAAAAGAAAATTTGCAATTGAGGATAAAGTTGGAGTGGAGGACTTTTGCGACCTTGTTAGTTATTGTGAATCCTATTTAAGTCAATTAGTCGGTTCAATTTCGGCCGAAAGAGAAGTTCAAACAATCCTTTCTGAAAGACAGAAAACAGCGATGGAAAAGGCCAAAAGATATATGAATGATCGTAATGTCATGGCCAGAGAAAAGTTGTCTGGTCTAAGAGTTCTTGCATCAGGAATGGCCCATGAATTAAATAATCCAATCAATATACTCGATACTTCTACACAAGCGCTTCTTATGAAATTAGAAGAGTTAAAAAAGATGAAGGCTGAAGGCGTAGGAAAAAGTGAAATTTTTGACCTTATGGATGAATTGGAAGCTCTTTCAAGTGTTGTTCGAAATGGGAGTCGGCGAACGGCAGATGTCCTATCGACAATCCTCTCAAAAACAGAATGTTCAAATCTCATCGTCGAACAAGAGAATATTGAAAAGCTCATTAAATCAAGTTTTGAAGAGGCCAAAGAAAGAGAAAGGCTTACTATCAATGTGAATTTCACAATTCATTGTGCATTGTCTTCATTTATACCTTGCTCAAAGAGAGATTTAACCAAGGCCTTTGAAGAGATCTTTTCAAACTCCTTTTATGGAATTCTAGAAAAAGCAAAAGAAGATCCTATCTTCAAAGCAACAATTCATGTCTCCATCGATCAAGTCCGTTCTTTAGCTCGAATTGAGATTTCTGATAACGGGGTAGGGGTTAAGGAAGGGGAGCTTCCTATGATGGATTTACCATTCTTTACAAAGCGTCCTACAGGCAAGGGGAATGTCGGACTTGGTCTAACAATGGTTCATGATATTATTCATGCCCATTCAGGTGATATGAAAATAAAATCTAAAAGAGACGGAGGTCTTTCCGTCGTTTTAACCCTTCCATTAGTAAGATAA
- a CDS encoding trypsin-like serine peptidase codes for MLKKVILGAVALTTALSSYGTGKVIYGEDDRYDLSEILDQRVVDFAKASATQIDKRYMLNVGEQTRLIYASLERVMGVCPDERFAKQNSIGRCSGFLVGDDVLVTAGHCVQGLDCSTYSWVFDYDNEEAADNTVPSSSVYNCKEVLTSVLEPLTKKDYAVVKLDRKVTGRTPLKFRKTGKPSKFEPLTIIGSPSGLLTKVTTNAYVVDNSHPEFFRTNADTFGGNSGSAVLNTQTGLVEGILVRGAKDYVWDPIAQCRRVNVCDQFNPMNGCYGESVSRIPNVRLNQYLK; via the coding sequence ATGTTGAAAAAAGTTATTTTAGGAGCAGTGGCATTAACGACGGCCTTAAGTTCTTACGGAACAGGAAAAGTTATTTATGGCGAAGATGATCGTTATGACCTTTCTGAAATCCTAGATCAAAGAGTTGTAGATTTCGCTAAAGCAAGTGCAACTCAAATTGATAAAAGATATATGCTAAATGTTGGTGAGCAAACTAGGCTCATCTATGCCTCTCTTGAAAGAGTTATGGGCGTTTGTCCTGATGAGAGATTTGCTAAGCAAAACTCGATCGGTCGCTGTTCAGGTTTCCTTGTTGGTGATGATGTTCTTGTCACAGCAGGTCACTGTGTTCAGGGACTAGACTGTTCAACATACTCTTGGGTATTTGACTACGATAATGAAGAGGCCGCAGATAATACTGTTCCATCTTCAAGTGTATACAATTGTAAAGAAGTTCTCACATCTGTTCTTGAGCCACTTACTAAGAAAGACTATGCAGTTGTAAAATTGGATAGAAAAGTAACAGGAAGAACTCCGTTAAAGTTTAGAAAGACAGGAAAGCCAAGCAAGTTTGAGCCACTAACAATTATTGGTAGCCCAAGCGGTCTTTTAACGAAAGTTACAACTAATGCTTACGTTGTTGATAACTCTCACCCTGAGTTTTTTAGAACAAATGCTGATACTTTCGGTGGAAACTCTGGTTCGGCCGTTTTAAATACTCAAACAGGTCTTGTAGAGGGAATTCTGGTAAGAGGAGCTAAAGACTATGTTTGGGATCCAATCGCTCAGTGTCGCCGCGTGAACGTGTGTGACCAATTTAATCCGATGAACGGATGTTATGGAGAGAGCGTGTCTAGAATTCCTAACGTACGACTAAATCAATACCTTAAGTAA
- a CDS encoding glycosyltransferase family 4 protein, which translates to MQIDIYKDQQNILYVCPSKYWGTRERMALKDIKIARDVGHNVFLYCLRDSSLHEHAKRENIHCFFHQGKNRIKFRHWYRLGELRSIIKKFDVNIVHCYNLNYLWPLSYFLRKEKYKSLILTLNRDLKSFYLNFYFRPLVSRIDLVFLPMKEMLESVRGHLNIPPMKMEFIGLGLKVDRKVELEKSKECWDIGLFVGGHEEDASNIMPVLRCLNSLVHGPFSERNFKLHLLSDKKWMEFVIFSEVDKFITENNLEDHVEFQRAESVEEYQKNLHLWIAVNPSEALEDYTMTALVNKVPVVTPRNPSSMEMIRQLGRVGKTYKSGDARDLKNCCVEVLSKSNQYCQNLTFVREQIERMFGGKTYKNQILSLYEKSLNKRLRLYPVKR; encoded by the coding sequence ATGCAAATCGATATCTATAAAGACCAACAAAATATTCTCTATGTTTGCCCAAGTAAGTATTGGGGAACAAGAGAACGTATGGCCTTAAAAGATATTAAAATTGCTCGTGATGTTGGTCACAATGTCTTTCTCTACTGTTTGCGCGATTCTTCTTTACACGAACATGCTAAGAGAGAGAATATTCATTGCTTTTTTCATCAGGGAAAGAACCGTATTAAATTTCGTCATTGGTATCGATTAGGAGAGTTGAGATCAATTATTAAGAAGTTTGATGTTAATATTGTTCATTGTTACAACTTGAACTATCTTTGGCCTCTTAGTTACTTTCTAAGAAAAGAAAAATATAAATCCCTCATATTAACTCTTAATCGAGATTTAAAAAGCTTCTATTTAAATTTCTATTTTCGTCCCTTAGTTTCTCGCATTGATCTCGTTTTCTTACCAATGAAAGAGATGCTTGAAAGTGTTCGTGGTCATTTAAACATCCCTCCTATGAAAATGGAGTTTATAGGCCTGGGTCTTAAAGTAGATCGAAAGGTTGAGCTTGAAAAATCGAAAGAGTGTTGGGATATCGGGTTATTTGTTGGTGGACATGAAGAAGATGCGAGCAATATCATGCCCGTTCTTCGTTGCTTAAACTCCCTTGTTCATGGACCTTTTTCTGAGCGAAATTTTAAGCTTCACCTTCTTTCAGATAAAAAGTGGATGGAGTTTGTGATTTTCTCGGAAGTCGATAAGTTTATAACTGAGAATAATTTAGAGGATCATGTCGAATTTCAAAGAGCAGAGAGTGTAGAAGAGTATCAAAAGAATCTACACTTGTGGATTGCCGTCAACCCAAGTGAAGCTCTTGAAGATTACACGATGACTGCACTTGTAAATAAAGTTCCTGTGGTCACTCCTCGAAACCCTTCTAGTATGGAAATGATTCGCCAGCTTGGAAGAGTCGGAAAAACTTATAAGTCCGGCGATGCGAGAGATCTTAAAAATTGTTGCGTTGAAGTTCTTTCTAAAAGTAACCAATATTGCCAGAACTTGACTTTTGTTCGCGAGCAAATTGAGAGAATGTTTGGCGGTAAGACCTACAAAAATCAAATACTTAGTCTGTATGAGAAGTCCTTGAATAAACGTCTTCGACTCTACCCTGTAAAACGATAA
- a CDS encoding response regulator, producing MVKFIGIVDDDAEILEVYSVMLQGLSLKYGYEVKTFLRSMDFIKFVESLREEVSDAVLLADINMPGMDGLSLLDYCHSNHPNIKVIMQTGMNEPNYVRKAFQSGASDYFIKPIDFRALISRIENKIEKECFH from the coding sequence ATGGTTAAGTTTATAGGGATCGTCGATGACGATGCTGAAATATTGGAAGTCTATTCAGTAATGCTTCAGGGGCTATCATTGAAGTATGGCTATGAAGTTAAGACGTTTTTACGCTCTATGGACTTCATTAAGTTTGTTGAATCTCTAAGAGAAGAAGTTTCTGATGCTGTCTTGTTGGCCGATATCAATATGCCAGGAATGGATGGGTTATCTCTCTTAGATTACTGTCATAGTAATCACCCAAATATAAAAGTCATCATGCAAACGGGAATGAACGAGCCTAATTATGTACGTAAGGCCTTTCAATCTGGAGCCAGTGATTACTTTATTAAGCCAATTGATTTTCGAGCTCTCATATCAAGAATAGAAAATAAAATAGAAAAAGAATGTTTTCACTAG
- a CDS encoding DUF3108 domain-containing protein, protein MGQLLRKKLPFLSIAFSVFLLSSCATKDDRLFDENEKQANDLVEVFKLDEKNFNKFKVTKIAKKKTVAQSKVEEKKETALKNTPKKKINKKVKSKPVPEQKKVSETLPAIKQENVQKDLSVVKTNPNFIYPDDYPEIYKDYDRESKKTWKKRSPLFYEGEEFTIAVRYLGITAGHIKLQSRGRVMLGDKEAYHVKGILKSASFYEYVYKLEDTVETFMATDNLIPLKYTLFQRESGQNVDDLQVFDQDKLKTYFWYKRVKDGKIKKREKNEYIPRYFQDSFSALYFARGLPLKIGDEYRFPVVTRAKLWMLKMKVDKRESIVVNGKKYDALKIKAETRFPGVLKKKGDIIFWYSADETRKLLKFEAKVKIGAIEGELINYKTGDKIE, encoded by the coding sequence ATGGGACAATTGTTGAGAAAAAAACTCCCTTTTCTATCTATTGCATTTTCAGTCTTCCTATTGTCTTCTTGTGCGACAAAAGATGATCGTCTATTTGATGAAAATGAGAAACAAGCTAATGATCTCGTTGAGGTTTTTAAACTCGATGAAAAGAATTTTAATAAATTCAAAGTTACAAAAATAGCGAAGAAAAAAACTGTAGCTCAATCAAAAGTTGAAGAGAAAAAAGAAACAGCTCTAAAAAATACTCCTAAAAAAAAGATCAATAAAAAGGTTAAATCTAAACCTGTGCCTGAACAGAAAAAGGTGAGCGAAACTCTTCCAGCAATAAAACAAGAGAACGTTCAAAAAGACTTATCAGTTGTTAAGACAAATCCAAATTTCATTTACCCTGATGACTATCCTGAGATCTATAAAGATTATGATAGGGAATCAAAGAAAACATGGAAAAAGAGATCTCCTCTTTTTTATGAAGGAGAAGAGTTCACAATTGCTGTTCGTTACTTAGGAATTACGGCGGGCCATATTAAGCTCCAATCTCGCGGGCGAGTGATGCTTGGAGATAAAGAAGCCTATCATGTGAAGGGAATCCTTAAGTCCGCAAGCTTTTATGAATATGTCTACAAATTGGAAGATACTGTCGAGACGTTTATGGCAACGGACAACCTTATTCCTCTTAAGTACACGCTCTTTCAAAGAGAGAGCGGTCAAAATGTTGATGATCTCCAAGTCTTTGATCAGGATAAGCTTAAAACTTATTTCTGGTATAAAAGAGTAAAAGATGGAAAAATTAAAAAGAGAGAAAAGAATGAATATATCCCAAGATATTTTCAAGACTCGTTTTCAGCTCTCTACTTCGCTCGAGGCCTACCTCTGAAGATAGGAGATGAGTATCGCTTTCCTGTCGTTACAAGGGCCAAGCTTTGGATGCTCAAGATGAAAGTCGACAAAAGAGAGTCGATTGTCGTCAATGGAAAAAAATATGATGCTTTAAAAATTAAAGCTGAGACGAGATTTCCTGGAGTTCTAAAGAAAAAGGGCGATATTATCTTTTGGTACTCAGCTGATGAGACAAGAAAGTTATTAAAGTTCGAAGCGAAAGTTAAAATAGGTGCCATCGAAGGTGAGCTTATTAATTATAAAACAGGGGATAAGATCGAGTAA
- a CDS encoding 30S ribosomal protein S1, whose translation MANTFETPKWMQDYEVVFGEDVETKEATEFGKLLAEQKEENFTEGEVFKGKVVRIGQDYVMVDIGYKQEGLVHVKEFLNYDGTLKISEGDEIEVYLEKLESRLGNLVLSKDKAEILKAWDKISEACEKGTPVEGTVVAKVKGGLSVDIGVKAFLPGSQIDLRPTRYLDKYIGKKMEFKVIKFNKKRGNIVLSRRAILQEERGKLRGEILSQIQEGMVVKGIVKNITDYGAFIDLGGIDGLLHITDMSWGRVKHPSSLLAIGDEIEVKILKFDQEKERVSLGLKQVQPNPWEKAKEKYTAGTKVKGEIVSVKDYGVFIELDDGIEGLIHVSEMSWTGKIKNPAKHFNVGESIEAQVLDVDVENKRISLGLKQLQDNPWNAIESKYSVGSKATGKIKSIVEFGMFVDLGEEVDALIHVSDISWTKKNVNLNEEFKEGQDVEAMVLSVDKDNAKFCLGIKQLQEDPWKKIETRLPVGTVVEAEVVRVTDFGAFVELETGIEGLIHISELSEERVEKPEDVVKRGDAVKAMVISIDKDAKKIALSIKSAATAAANGSYSHEPVKTATLADKLKGFSVE comes from the coding sequence ATGGCAAATACATTTGAAACTCCAAAATGGATGCAAGACTACGAAGTAGTTTTCGGTGAAGACGTTGAAACAAAAGAAGCGACGGAATTCGGAAAACTTCTAGCTGAGCAAAAAGAAGAGAATTTTACTGAAGGTGAAGTTTTCAAAGGTAAAGTTGTTCGTATCGGTCAAGACTATGTAATGGTTGACATCGGATACAAGCAAGAAGGTCTAGTTCACGTTAAGGAATTCCTTAACTATGACGGGACTCTTAAAATCTCTGAAGGCGATGAAATCGAAGTTTACCTAGAGAAACTTGAATCACGTCTTGGAAACCTTGTTCTTTCTAAGGACAAAGCTGAGATCCTTAAAGCTTGGGATAAAATTTCTGAAGCTTGTGAAAAAGGAACTCCAGTTGAAGGTACAGTTGTTGCTAAGGTTAAAGGTGGTCTATCGGTAGATATCGGTGTTAAGGCTTTCCTTCCTGGTTCACAAATTGACCTAAGACCAACAAGATACCTAGACAAGTACATCGGTAAAAAGATGGAATTCAAGGTTATCAAGTTCAACAAGAAAAGAGGGAACATCGTTCTTTCTAGAAGAGCTATCCTTCAAGAGGAGAGAGGAAAACTTAGAGGTGAAATCCTTTCTCAAATTCAAGAAGGTATGGTTGTTAAAGGGATCGTTAAAAACATCACTGACTACGGTGCATTCATCGACCTTGGTGGTATTGATGGTCTTCTTCACATTACTGATATGTCTTGGGGACGTGTTAAGCATCCTTCAAGCCTACTTGCTATCGGTGATGAAATTGAAGTTAAAATCCTTAAGTTTGATCAAGAAAAAGAAAGAGTTTCTCTTGGTCTTAAGCAGGTTCAACCGAACCCTTGGGAAAAAGCTAAGGAAAAATACACTGCTGGTACTAAAGTTAAAGGTGAAATCGTTTCTGTTAAAGATTACGGTGTATTCATTGAGCTTGACGATGGTATCGAAGGTCTTATCCACGTTTCTGAAATGTCTTGGACAGGGAAAATTAAAAACCCAGCTAAGCACTTCAACGTTGGTGAGTCTATTGAAGCACAAGTTCTTGACGTTGATGTTGAGAACAAGAGAATCTCTCTTGGTCTTAAGCAACTACAAGACAACCCTTGGAATGCTATCGAATCTAAGTATAGCGTAGGTTCTAAAGCTACTGGTAAGATCAAATCTATCGTAGAATTTGGAATGTTCGTTGACCTAGGTGAAGAAGTAGACGCTCTAATTCACGTTTCTGATATTTCTTGGACAAAGAAAAACGTTAATCTTAACGAAGAGTTCAAAGAAGGTCAGGACGTTGAAGCAATGGTTCTTTCTGTTGATAAAGATAACGCTAAATTCTGTCTTGGAATTAAGCAACTTCAAGAAGATCCATGGAAAAAGATCGAAACTAGACTTCCAGTTGGAACAGTTGTTGAAGCAGAAGTTGTTCGTGTAACTGACTTTGGTGCTTTCGTAGAACTAGAAACAGGAATCGAAGGTCTAATCCACATTTCTGAGCTTTCTGAAGAAAGAGTTGAAAAGCCAGAAGACGTTGTTAAGAGAGGAGACGCGGTTAAAGCTATGGTTATCTCTATTGATAAAGATGCCAAGAAAATCGCTCTTTCTATCAAGTCTGCTGCTACAGCTGCTGCTAACGGTTCATACTCACATGAGCCAGTTAAAACAGCAACTCTTGCTGACAAGCTTAAAGGTTTCTCTGTAGAATAA
- a CDS encoding response regulator — translation MENVVAIIDDEEDILTIYQVMLGTTATKLGIRIETFLSAKEFINYLSSNYDKFVTLIILSDINMPEMDGFSLLQYMNENYPQFKIIMQSAYTDESYISKALEKGASDYLTKPIDFNALKVRLEEEFRHENHS, via the coding sequence ATGGAAAATGTAGTTGCAATCATCGATGATGAAGAAGATATTTTAACCATCTACCAAGTAATGCTCGGTACGACAGCAACGAAACTCGGTATTAGGATTGAAACATTTTTATCCGCAAAAGAATTTATTAATTATCTATCATCAAATTATGATAAATTTGTCACCCTCATCATTCTCTCTGATATAAATATGCCTGAGATGGATGGCTTTTCACTTCTTCAGTATATGAATGAAAATTATCCTCAGTTTAAAATCATTATGCAATCAGCTTATACAGATGAATCTTATATTTCAAAAGCACTAGAAAAGGGAGCGAGTGACTACTTAACTAAGCCCATTGATTTTAATGCTCTTAAAGTTCGTTTAGAAGAAGAGTTTCGGCATGAGAATCATTCGTGA
- the lpxK gene encoding tetraacyldisaccharide 4'-kinase: MKTRLLRPLIYMVGLPFTFLWENIYRIRRFAYKYGFLKQNNFRVPIISIGNLTFGGTGKTPFTLWVSEYLETLDKTVMILMRGYKGKLESSSGIIRSKAKIRGNPVDYGDEALILSRRLEKTSIVVGKNRSENLDFYFKDEEPDVVLLDDGHQHLKLHRNINILLFDSLLPINRYKVAPLGYMRESFSAIKDADLIVLGRSDQVSEKRRLKLKKFLHEKSKGTIPFAEIGYKPTGIMDCSFNKVMDVEGLKEKRVICVSGIASPLSFYSLVDSLGADIIHRESFPDHHYFKPEEISRLLDLAEKEDALILTTEKDIVKIRRVSDNERIVYLEIKVNFFSGEDKAKEIISRAFINSI; encoded by the coding sequence ATGAAAACTAGATTACTTAGACCTCTTATTTATATGGTAGGACTCCCATTCACGTTTCTATGGGAAAATATTTATCGCATCAGACGTTTTGCTTATAAATATGGTTTTTTAAAGCAAAACAACTTTCGTGTACCTATTATCTCAATTGGTAACTTAACTTTTGGTGGAACAGGAAAAACACCTTTCACATTATGGGTATCAGAGTATCTAGAGACTCTAGATAAAACAGTTATGATTCTTATGCGGGGTTATAAAGGGAAACTTGAAAGTTCAAGTGGAATTATTCGCAGTAAAGCGAAAATTAGAGGGAATCCCGTCGACTATGGAGATGAAGCGCTCATTCTTTCGAGAAGATTAGAAAAGACTTCAATTGTTGTTGGGAAAAATAGAAGCGAAAATCTCGACTTTTATTTTAAAGATGAAGAGCCAGATGTTGTTTTATTAGATGATGGTCACCAGCATTTAAAATTACATCGAAATATCAATATTCTTCTTTTTGATTCTCTCTTGCCAATAAATCGTTATAAAGTCGCACCTCTAGGCTATATGCGAGAAAGTTTCTCTGCCATTAAAGATGCCGATCTTATTGTTTTAGGTCGTTCTGATCAAGTAAGTGAAAAAAGAAGACTCAAACTCAAAAAATTTCTCCATGAAAAGTCTAAGGGGACAATTCCATTTGCTGAAATTGGCTATAAACCAACTGGGATTATGGATTGTTCATTTAATAAAGTTATGGATGTTGAAGGCCTAAAGGAAAAAAGAGTCATTTGTGTTTCTGGTATTGCCTCTCCATTGTCTTTTTATAGTTTAGTTGACTCTCTAGGTGCAGATATCATTCATAGGGAATCATTTCCAGATCATCACTACTTTAAACCAGAAGAAATTAGTCGACTTCTTGATCTTGCTGAAAAAGAAGATGCACTTATTTTAACGACTGAGAAGGATATCGTTAAAATCAGAAGGGTTAGTGATAATGAAAGAATTGTCTATCTCGAAATAAAAGTGAACTTCTTTAGTGGGGAAGATAAAGCTAAAGAAATTATTTCGCGAGCTTTCATTAATTCTATCTAA